The following coding sequences are from one Musa acuminata AAA Group cultivar baxijiao chromosome BXJ1-6, Cavendish_Baxijiao_AAA, whole genome shotgun sequence window:
- the LOC135676409 gene encoding probable WRKY transcription factor 4, with amino-acid sequence MAENGAGSGGGGAGGGDGMAAAGAGKPPRPTIMLPPRSSMASLFHEGGGGASEVSPGPLTLVSSFFADDPETECRSFTQLLVGAMNSPVAAARRPAGISWEQEKVVAGGPEDGGAEGGGIGGDGGVSRLNRVKQNRPASLTVSQPQAFTIAPGLSPSSLLDSPGFFSSGLGTFVMSHQEALAQVTAQASQSQFKMLSQAEYPSEFVTTPPSSQQLIEETPTRKRNNSVFESAEGSLSDQISHPTAIVVDKPASDGYNWRKYGQKMVRSSEYPRSYYKCSHPNCPVKKKVEHSADGQITEIIYKGQHNHQRPTPNKRFKEGDSFLSGSNEITESLDNPSTPESGFHGNHGNLRRSNGMTAATSASKRDREFDYGAPEQLSGSTDREEASETQTDGRDNHDADAKRMNVSASSQTTSAEPKIVVQTTSEVDLLDDGYRWRKYGQKVVKGNPNPRSYYKCTYLGCNVRKHVERAPTDPKSVITTYEGKHNHDVPTSRNSSRNLACAGVASSIVQSNSQPSLRTTNFRNNDQQPVAVLQLKEEREIT; translated from the exons ATGGCGGAGAACGGCGCCGGCAGCGGAGGCGGAGGAGCAGGTGGAGGTGACGGGATGGCGGCGGCGGGTGCAGGGAAGCCGCCGCGGCCCACCATCATGCTGCCGCCGCGCTCTTCCATGGCGAGTCTCTTCCATGAAGGTGGAGGGGGCGCTTCGGAGGTCAGCCCCGGCCCGCTGACGCTGGTGTCGAGCTTTTTCGCGGACGATCCCGAGACGGAGTGCCGTTCCTTCACTCAGCTGCTCGTCGGAGCTATGAATTCTCCCGTGGCAGCGGCGAGGAGGCCGGCTGGGATCTCCTGGGAACAGGAGAAGGTGGTGGCTGGTGGCCCGGAAGACGGCGGGGCGGAGGGAGGAGGCATAGGAGGTGACGGTGGTGTAAGTCGATTGAATCGGGTGAAGCAGAACCGGCCTGCAAGCCTGACGGTAAGCCAGCCGCAGGCATTCACGATTGCCCCAGGACTAAGCCCCTCAAGCTTGCTGGATTCTCCTGGGTTCTTCTCGTCCGGCCTG GGCACCTTCGTAATGTCGCATCAAGAGGCTCTGGCTCAGGTCACAGCTCAGGCATCCCAGTCCCAATTCAAAATGCTGAGTCAGGCAGAATACCCATCTGAATTTGTGACAACACCACCATCATCACAGCAACTTATCGAGGAAACCCCTACCCGAAAGCGAAACAATTCCGTATTTGAATCTGCAGAGGGCTCTCTTTCTGATCAAATATCTCACCCTACAGCCATTGTAGTTGATAAACCTGCCAGTGATGGCTATAATTGGCGAAAATATGGCCAGAAAATGGTGAGAAGCAGTGAGTATCCTAGGAGCTACTATAAATGCAGCCATCCCAATTGTCCAGTCAAGAAAAAGGTAGAGCATTCGGCAGATGGTCAAATTACTGAGATAATTTACAAGGGTCAGCACAACCATCAACGTCCTACCCCAAATAAACGATTTAAGGAAGGCGATAGTTTTCTTAGTGGGTCAAATGAGATCACTGAAAGTCTTGACAATCCTTCAACACCTGAATCTGGTTTTCATGGTAATCATGGGAATCTCAGGAGATCAAATGGCATGACTGCTGCTACTTCAGCTTCAAAGAGAGATCGAGAATTTGACTATGGCGCACCTGAACAATTATCTGGTTCAACTGATAGGGAAGAAGCATCTGAGACACAAACAGATGGAAGGGACAATCATGATGCTGATGCTAAACGAAT GAATGTATCAGCATCCTCCCAAACGACATCAGCAGAACCTAAGATTGTTGTGCAAACAACAAGCGAGGTCGATCTTTTGGATGACGGTTACAGATGGCGAAAGTATGGGCAGAAAGTTGTTAAAGGAAATCCTAATCCGAG GAGTTATTACAAGTGCACGTATCTCGGATGCAATGTCAGGAAGCATGTCGAGAGAGCTCCAACTGATCCCAAATCTGTCATAACAACATATGAGGGGAAACATAACCATGATGTGCCCACTTCCAGGAATAGCAGTCGTAACTTGGCGTGTGCTGGTGTTGCTTCCAGCATTGTGCAATCTAATAGCCAACCCTCCCTCAGGACCACAAACTTCAGAAACAATGATCAGCAACCAGTCGCAGTTTTACAGCTTAAAGAAGAACGTGAGATCACTTAG
- the LOC135676411 gene encoding eukaryotic translation initiation factor 5A-like, with protein sequence MSDEEHHFDSKADAGASKTYPQQAGTIRKNGYIVIKGRACKVVEVSTSKTGKHGHAKCHFVGIDIFNNKKLEDIVPSSHNCDVPHVTRTDYQLIDISEDGFLSLLTENGNTKDDLKLPTDETLLAQIKDGFAEGKDLVVTVMSAMGEEQICALKDIGPK encoded by the exons ATGTCGGACGAGGAACATCATTTTGACTCGAAGGCCGACGCGGGGGCTTCCAAGACTTATCCGCAGCAGGCAGGAACTATTCGCAAGAACGGGTACATCGTCATCAAAGGGAGGGCGTGCAAG GTCGTAGAGGTTTCAACCTCCAAAACTGGAAAGCACGGTCATGCCAAATGTCACTTTGTCGGCATTGACATTTTCAACAACAAGAAGCTTGAAGATATTGTTCCATCTTCTCACAACTGTGAT GTTCCCCATGTCACTCGCACTGACTATCAGCTTATTGATATCTCTGAAGATGGTTTT CTTAGTCTGTTGACTGAAAATGGTAACACAAAGGATGATCTGAAACTTCCGACCGATGAAACCCTTCTTGCTCAA ATTAAAGATGGTTTTGCAGAGGGGAAGGATCTGGTGGTGACTGTCATGTCTGCCATGGGAGAGGAGCAGATTTGCGCACTGAAGGACATTGGTCCCAAATAA
- the LOC103988005 gene encoding uncharacterized protein LOC103988005 isoform X2 — protein MAAPSAPRPRREHGEEGETDRPRFFDAKARDLCWKKAEVVPGRHPERWRKDAAGNVVCKRFWHCQGCLCYEYDHIIPFSKENCQILQTRVNRLKSDKQWVDKAELEGFSCDIKFTDKELDIIEMAVYGDVIRPGSQCRCRTVAEMLGKATSKNPLAPCKLPYKEEQ, from the exons ATGGCCGCTCCATCGGCTCCTCGTCCTCGTCGCGAGCACGGGGAGGAGGGGGAGACGGATCGGCCGAGGTTCTTCGATGCCAAGGCCAGGGATCTGTGCTGGAAGAAGGCGGAGGTGGTGCCCGGCCGCCACCCCGAGCGGTGGCGCAAGGATGCCGCCGGCAACGTCGTCTGCAAGCGCTTCTGGCACTGCCAAGGCTGCCTCTGCTACGAATACGACCACATCATCCCCTTCTCCAAAG AGAACTGCCAAATTCTACAGACGAGGGTGAACAGGTTGAAATCAGACAAGCAGTGGGTGGACAAAGCTGAACTGGAAGGCTTCTCATGTGACATCAAGTTCACAG ATAAGGAGCTGGATATCATTGAGATGGCCGTCTATGGGGATGTCATTCGTCCAGGGAGTCAATGTCGATGCAGAACTGTAGCAGAAATGCTGGGGAAGGCGACATCAAAGAACCCTTTGGCTCCTTGTAAACTACCATACAAGGAAGAGCAATGA
- the LOC103988005 gene encoding uncharacterized protein LOC103988005 isoform X1 yields the protein MAAPSAPRPRREHGEEGETDRPRFFDAKARDLCWKKAEVVPGRHPERWRKDAAGNVVCKRFWHCQGCLCYEYDHIIPFSKGGESTAENCQILQTRVNRLKSDKQWVDKAELEGFSCDIKFTDKELDIIEMAVYGDVIRPGSQCRCRTVAEMLGKATSKNPLAPCKLPYKEEQ from the exons ATGGCCGCTCCATCGGCTCCTCGTCCTCGTCGCGAGCACGGGGAGGAGGGGGAGACGGATCGGCCGAGGTTCTTCGATGCCAAGGCCAGGGATCTGTGCTGGAAGAAGGCGGAGGTGGTGCCCGGCCGCCACCCCGAGCGGTGGCGCAAGGATGCCGCCGGCAACGTCGTCTGCAAGCGCTTCTGGCACTGCCAAGGCTGCCTCTGCTACGAATACGACCACATCATCCCCTTCTCCAAAG GTGGGGAATCAACTGCAGAGAACTGCCAAATTCTACAGACGAGGGTGAACAGGTTGAAATCAGACAAGCAGTGGGTGGACAAAGCTGAACTGGAAGGCTTCTCATGTGACATCAAGTTCACAG ATAAGGAGCTGGATATCATTGAGATGGCCGTCTATGGGGATGTCATTCGTCCAGGGAGTCAATGTCGATGCAGAACTGTAGCAGAAATGCTGGGGAAGGCGACATCAAAGAACCCTTTGGCTCCTTGTAAACTACCATACAAGGAAGAGCAATGA